Below is a genomic region from Desulfobacter sp..
GAGCCCCCTGGCCCTTGAGCCGTTCAAGATATGCAAGAGAAGAGGTTTTCACCATGCGGATCAAAATATCCAGGCGCTGGCGCAGATCTTTTTCCCGGATAAATGTTCCCTCCTGGACTTTTAAAAGTTGGGGATCCGCCGTATTGATGACCAGGATTCCATAATCCGGAAGAATGATATAAATAGAATTGCTTGAATTAAAATGTTTAACAATCCGTGTATCTACCTTGATGTGGTTCTTGGGCCTTGAAATTCGGTTGCCATTGTAGATAAAAAAAGGAATTTGGCAATATCCGCCCATATCCTTGAAATTGTTAAGGACCGGGTCCGTATCCGGACAGATGACCACGTTGATCCCTTTTCTATAATAATCGGCACAATTTCTAAGTACATAGGCAATAATACCGTGATTGTCTTCGAGCTGGCCATTGGCATCTTTTTTATAAAAAAATACAGGACTCAACTTCCTTGCCGTGACAATATAGGTGCCCAAAAATCTGAGTATCAGGCCGGCAGCACCCTTGCCGTCAAACCGGTCCATGATGCCCCGGTCCCAGGATGAGGAGGGCAAAAAACGCATCTGGCTCTCATCTGTGCCGTACAGCAGGCCTGAATGCCTGGCCCCCAAAAGATCAAGGGAAATGGCCAAGAGTTGTTTTAAGGGATTTTTCCCCTTGAAAAAATCTTTTTCAATACGCTTAAAGCTCAATGGTTTCATTGGACCCAGCCTTTTAACCCGAATTTTTCACGAATCGATTCTGCTCTAGCGGCAAGGCGCCAGGCCTTAAAGCCGCAGTGACTTTACTGCAAACGGTCTGCAACGCCTCAGATGAAGTAAAATCGGTTCGCCCGAAGGGTGACAATTTGCACCCTTGGAATTGGTTTGGTAAAGAATTATAACTTGCTGTATTTATATAGATTAGCATCCAGCCCCCTCAATTTATCATGAAATATTCGGGTTGATGACACTTTCAAAAAGTTGTAAATATAAAATCACAGTCCCATGGCAGGGTCAAGCCAAACCCCTTGAAAAAAAGGCGGTTTAAATATCACCTTGAAAAATCCAGGTGTATGCTTTATCAATAAGGCATATTGGCCAAGACTCCCCTATCATTAAAATATTTAAGGATACCCCATGAGAATAGTGACCCGCCCGGATTTTGACGGTATTGTCTGTGCCGTTCTTCTCCTTGAGGCAGAAAACAGCACCATGGATATTGTCTGGATGGAACCCAACGAGGTCCAGTCAGGAAAGGCTCCTGTCTGCAAGGGAGATATCATGGCCAACCTGCCCTGGCACCCCAATGCCGGTCTCTGGTTCGACCATCATGTCTCCAACAAGCCTGAGACTCAAGTTGCCGGAGCCTTTGACATTGCCCCGTCTGCTGCCGGCGTCATTTACACCTATTATAAAAACCGAAATAAACTTTCCAGCCGGTTTGATGACCTGGTAAAAAATACCGACATGATCGACTCGGCAGACCTGACAAAGGACCAGGTCCAATTTCCAGAAAATTATCCCCATGTCATTTTGTCCATGACCATCCAAAATCGAGGATTTCAGGATATTCCCTATTGGAACCGCCTGGTGGACATGCTCAAAACCATGGATATTGATGCAATACTGGCAGATCCCGAGGTGGCCGGCCGCTGCCAGGCGGTTATCACAGAGAACAAGGCCTTTGGACAATACCTGACTGACTATACCACCTTGAAAGGCAAGATTTCCGTGACGGACTTCAGGCCCCTGGACAAGGTGCCCCAGGGCAATCGGTTTCTGACCTATTCCCTGTTTCCCCATACCATTGCCAGTGTTAAAATCCGGTATGCCGGCCCTGAAAAAACCCATGTTCTGCTCAGCGTGGGCCGCAGCATATTCAACCCCCACTGCCGGGTCAATATCGGAAAAATGCTGTCCGAGTTCGGCGGGGGCGGCCATGCCGGTGCCGGCGGGTGCACCCTTGAGGCCAAAGGAGCCCAGGATACGATTAAGATTATCCTGGCCCGGATGGAGGCCAACGAAGAAGACCCCCCGGGTTGACCCCCTTACCAGGCCCGGGGATCTGTATCGATCCCCGGGCAAATTGTCTCTTTTATTTTTTCCGGGCAAAAATCTTGTTGCCAGCCACAAGTTATTCTTGGTCAATCCGGGTCCAGGCCCTGCGGATGATAATGTTCACCCTCCGGCCGAGGTATCATACCCGATCAAAAAAATCATAACAGGCTTGTGTCCGTCAACGGCAGTTCCTGTGCAGCATCAATATCAAAGATTTTCTTGCCTTCGGCATAATCCTTGGTGGCATATTGCGAAATGCTTTGAATTTTTGAAGACAATTCTATCATTCTCAATGTGTGCTTTTTGATCAGATGGATTAAATTCTCTTTCTGGGATTGTGCCAGGTTTGGATTGGCCAATTTTTCAATGCCGATGGATACCACCTGTAAAGGGTTGTTCAGCTCGTGGCTGACAGCTCCTGCCATTTCAAGGATCGCTCTTAATTTCTCT
It encodes:
- a CDS encoding exopolyphosphatase — its product is MRIVTRPDFDGIVCAVLLLEAENSTMDIVWMEPNEVQSGKAPVCKGDIMANLPWHPNAGLWFDHHVSNKPETQVAGAFDIAPSAAGVIYTYYKNRNKLSSRFDDLVKNTDMIDSADLTKDQVQFPENYPHVILSMTIQNRGFQDIPYWNRLVDMLKTMDIDAILADPEVAGRCQAVITENKAFGQYLTDYTTLKGKISVTDFRPLDKVPQGNRFLTYSLFPHTIASVKIRYAGPEKTHVLLSVGRSIFNPHCRVNIGKMLSEFGGGGHAGAGGCTLEAKGAQDTIKIILARMEANEEDPPG